DNA sequence from the Gordonia polyisoprenivorans genome:
GCCGGGTCGGTGACGGTGACCATCGCGGTGCGGATCACCTTCTCGCCCAGGCGGTAACCGCTGCGATAGACCGCGCCGAGGACCGGCTCGGCACCACTGCCGTCGTTTTGGACGGCCTCGTGCAGTTCCGGGTCGAACACGTCGCCGGGTTCACCGAACTTGACGACACCCTCGCCGGTCAGCGTGGCGGCCAGCTTGTCGGCGACAGCGCGCAGCGGACCGGACTCGAGGTCGCCGTGCTCGCGGGCACGGTCGAGGTCGTCGAGGACCGGCAGCAGCTTCTCGATGAGAACCTGCTTGCCGTAGGCAACCCGGCCCTGCTTCTCCTCCTCGGTACGCCGCTTGTAGTTGGCGAACTGTGCGCGTTCGCGCTGCAGTGCCGCCGTGAGGTCGGCGACCTCGTCGGAGTGCGGCGTGCTCGGCTCGGGATCGGGGATCGCCACGGCGGGCTCGGCCTCTGCCGGACCCGGCCGGGCGGCCGAATCCTCGCGCACCTCACCCGTTTCCGGGTCGATGCGACGACGATCGGTCACCGTCACCGGCTCCTCGAAACCAGCTCCGCCGCCCGCGGCATTGGTCCCGCTCGCTCCGCTCCCGGCGCCCGGAGCGGTCACTTCTTCTCCTCGGGCTCGTCCACGACCTCGGCGTCGACGACGTCGTTGTCGCCTGCGGTCGCGCTGCCACCGTCGGCGGCGTCAGCGGCCTGGCCCTCGGCGGCCGATGCCGCGT
Encoded proteins:
- the grpE gene encoding nucleotide exchange factor GrpE, whose translation is MTAPGAGSGASGTNAAGGGAGFEEPVTVTDRRRIDPETGEVREDSAARPGPAEAEPAVAIPDPEPSTPHSDEVADLTAALQRERAQFANYKRRTEEEKQGRVAYGKQVLIEKLLPVLDDLDRAREHGDLESGPLRAVADKLAATLTGEGVVKFGEPGDVFDPELHEAVQNDGSGAEPVLGAVYRSGYRLGEKVIRTAMVTVTDPAPAAQESGPQDAPTGAQ